In one window of Miscanthus floridulus cultivar M001 chromosome 12, ASM1932011v1, whole genome shotgun sequence DNA:
- the LOC136497419 gene encoding potassium transporter 19-like, with translation MALETDKQNPREAKKLGAKFQRHDSLYGDAERVSDTGYHASEDSWARTLHLAFQCIGVIYGDIGTSPLYVYASTFTSGISNVDDLYGVLSLILYSIILLPMIKYVFIVLYANDNGDGGTFALYSLISRYAKVSLIPNQQADDAMVSNYGLETVSAPMKRAQWTKKMLESSMVAKVAIFLLTILGTSMVISDGVLTPAISVLSAVSGLQEKAPQLKQEQMVWISVAILVVLFAVQRFGTDKVGYSFAPIILMWFLFIGGIGIYNLIKYDIGVLRAFYPKYIVDYFKTNGKDAWISLGGILLCFTGTEAMFADLGHFNIRSIQISFSFILFPSVSLAYIGQAAFLRKHPEHVLDTFYKSIPGPMFWPTFIIAISAAIVASQAMISGSFAIISQSQTLGCFPRVKVLHTSKLYEGQVYIPEINFVLGLLCVIVTFGFKTTTNIGNAYGICVTSVMVITTILLVIVMLLIWRVSIWLIIPFCLVFGSIELVYLSSVLYKFKQGGYLPIVTAAVLLTIMGVWHYVHVKKYWYELEHIVTNEDMRELIQAHDVKRTPGVGFLYTELVQGVPPIFPHLIEKIPFVHSILVFVSIKHLPIPHVEVSERFRFRKVESRTSRMFRCVARYGYSDTIEGAKEFSASLVEGLQSYIEEGHFITNMQIQETEAEATSITDSNTRTRKASGSTVYIEEALTQSETTDLTQPPISSYSAHSSGRISEDQSRTIAEEKQFIQRELQKGVVYILGETEIRAGSNSSFFKKIVVNYMYSFLRKNFRQGEKAFAIPRQKLLKVGMVYEI, from the exons ATGGCTCTTGAAACAGATAAACAGAATCCTAGAGAAGCCAAAAAACTTGGTGCAAAATTTCAGCGTCATGACTCCCTATATGGGGATGCTGAAAGAGTATCAGACACTGGATATCATGCCTCTGAG GATAGTTGGGCTCGAACGTTGCATTTGGCATTCCAGTGCATTGGAGTGATATATGGTGACATAGGCACATCACCGCTGTATGTGTATGCAAGCACCTTTACAAGTGGCATCAGCAATGTTGATGACCTCTATGGAGTCCTGTCACTTATTCTTTACAGCATAATTCTTCTACCTATGATCAAGTATGTCTTCATTGTTCTGTATGCAAATGACAACGGCGATG GTGGTACATTTGCACTTTACTCATTGATATCGCGGTATGCAAAAGTGAGCTTGATTCCAAATCAGCAAGCAGACGATGCAATGGTCTCAAACTATGGCCTAGAAACAGTATCAGCCCCTATGAAGAGGGCTCAATGGACGAAAAAGATGCTGGAAAGTAGCATGGTGGCTAAGGTTGCCATTTTCCTCCTTACCATACTGGGCACCTCAATGGTTATCAGCGATGGTGTTTTGACCCCAGCAATATCCG TGCTCTCTGCGGTGAGTGGTCTCCAAGAGAAAGCACCTCAGCTGAAACAGG AGCAAATGGTATGGATCTCTGTTGCCATTCTGGTGGTGCTGTTTGCTGTTCAGCGTTTTGGCACAGACAAAGTTGGCTATTCATTTGCACCCATTATTCTGATGTGGTTCCTGTTCATTGGTGGCATTGGAATTTACAACTTAATCAAATACGACATCGGTGTTCTGAGAGCTTTCTATCCAAAATACATCGTAGACTACTTCAAAACGAATGGAAAGGATGCATGGATCTCCCTTGGGGGCATCCTTTTATGCTTTACAG GCACAGAAGCTATGTTTGCTGATCTAGGCCATTTCAACATAAGGTCAATTCAG ATCAGTTTCAGCTTTATTTTGTTCCCTTCAGTGTCATTAGCTTATATTGGTCAAGCGGCGTTCCTTCGTAAACACCCAGAACATGTTCTTGATACTTTCTATAAATCAATTCCAG GACCAATGTTCTGGCCAACCTTCATAATTGCTATCTCTGCTGCGATAGTTGCAAGTCAGGCTATGATATCCGGTTCATTCGCAATCATTTCACAGTCACAAACATTGGGCTGCTTTCCAAGGGTCAAAGTACTCCACACCTCAAAACTTTATGAGGGGCAGGTGTACATTCCGGAGATAAACTTTGTTCTAGGGTTGCTTTGTGTGATAGTAACATTTGGTTTCAAGACAACGACTAATATTGGCAACGCATATG GAATTTGTGTTACTTCTGTCATGGTTATTACAACTATTCTGCTTGTAATTGTGATGCTTCTCATATGGAGGGTGAGCATTTGGCTGATAATACCCTTCTGCCTGGTATTTGGTTCCATAGAGCTTGTCTATCTTTCTTCAGTTCTATACAAATTCAAACAAGGGGGTTACCTACCTATTGTGACTGCAGCAGTTCTGCTGACGATCATGGGTGTTTGGCATTATGTCCACGTAAAGAAATACTGGTACGAGCTTGAGCACATAgttacaaatgaagatatgcgAGAACTCATTCAAGCACATGACGTAAAAAGAACTCCTGGGGTAGGCTTCCTCTATACAGAATTAGTGCAGGGTGTCCCACCAATTTTCCCCCACCTCATTGAGAAAATACCCTTTGTTCATTCAATCCTAGTGTTTGTTTCCATTAAACACCTGCCGATCCCTCATGTTGAGGTTTCAGAACGATTCCGCTTCAGGAAAGTTGAGTCAAGAACTTCCCGGATGTTTCGGTGTGTGGCACGATATGGGTACAGTGATACCATAGAAGGGGCTAAGGAATTTTCTGCTTCCCTTGTTGAAGGACTCCAATCATATATTGAAGAAGGGCATTTTATCACAAACATGCAAATTCAGGAAACTGAGGCTGAAGCAACCTCCATCACAGATAGTAACACAAGAACACGTAAAGCCAGCGGCTCCACAGTGTACATTGAAGAGGCACTGACGCAAAGTGAAACTACAGATCTCACCCAACCTCCCATAAGCAGCTACTCAGCGCACTCATCTGGAAGGATTAGCGAAGACCAATCCCGCACAATTGCAGAAGAAAAACAATTTATTCAGAGGGAGCTGCAGAAAGGAGTGGTCTATATTCTTGGAGAAACTGAAATCAGGGCAGGATCAAATTCTTCCTTTTTCAAAAAGATTGTTGTCAACTACATGTACTCATTCCTGAGGAAGAACTTCAGGCAAGGGGAGAAGGCTTTTGCAATCCCAAGGCAGAAGTTGCTCAAAGTGGGAATGGTATATGAAATTTAA